In one window of Mytilus trossulus isolate FHL-02 chromosome 7, PNRI_Mtr1.1.1.hap1, whole genome shotgun sequence DNA:
- the LOC134724522 gene encoding GTP-binding protein 1-like: MAAAVDMPSPAISPRDLELDTAEDPEGNLFTPGHDIEVDASPLTSKTSFISPNHEEYEYICDVIKDRIEEGQGETIYEIGTGDGETPGLNEEDLQASAATLKMIAQTLGLEMVLLRDKREVDGCVHEYLLRKKLEPLDFMEVRVAVVGNVDAGKSTLLGVLTHGELDNGRGHARQKLFRHKHEMESGRTSSVGNDILGFDATGKVVNKPEHGNLDWVRICEESAKVITFIDLAGHEKYLKTTVFGMTGHAPDFAMLMVGSNAGVIGMTKEHLGLALALNVPVFVVVTKIDMCPPNVLAETLKLLTRILKSPGCRKIPVMVQNQDDVIVSAMNFTSERMCPIFQVSNVSGENLPLLQTFMNLLSTRLKSLPAAPAEFQIDDTFSVPGVGTVVSGTLLQGSIRINDVLMLGPDALGNFQPIAVKSIHRKRMPVKEVRGGQTASFALKKIKRSTIRKGMVMVSPKIEPKACWEFESEVLVLHHPTTISVRYQAMVHVGSVRQTATIVHMTREHLRTGDKCNVRFRFIKNPEYLKTDMKMVFREGRTKAIGSIIKLHPHVSAVAQNTRQQRAQKKAMEANHQLNPANEPQKPSKKSKRDVSNDMSNTNDVSNTNDVANTNDVSITNNNIQPVVEARVNSPTAVAVES, translated from the exons atggcaGCGGCAGTTGACATGCCGTCGCCAGCAATCAGTCCTAGAGACCTGGAACTGGACACAGCTGAAGATCCTGAGGGGAATTTGTTTACCCCAGGACATGATATCGAAGTAGATGCCTCACCACTCACTTCAAAg ACATCTTTCATCAGCCCTAATCATGaagaatatgaatatatttgtgATGTGATCAAAGACAGAATAGAAGAAGGACAAGGGGAGACAATCTATGAAATAGGAACAGGAG atggAGAAACACCTGGTCTGAATGAAGAAGATCTCCAGGCTAGTGCAGCTACATTGAAAATGATCGCTCAAACTTTAGGTTTGGAAATGGTTCTGTTAAGGGACAAACGAGAAGTGGATGGCTGTGTTCATGAGTATCTTCTGAGAAAAAAGTTAGAACCATTGGACTTCATGGAAGTTAG GGTTGCTGTAGTTGGAAATGTAGATGCAGGAAAAAGTACTTTACTTGGTGTATTGACACACGGGGAGTTAGATAATGGAAGAGGACATGCAAGGCAGAAATTATTCCGACACAAACACGAGATGGAATCTGGAAGAACAAGTAGCGTAGGGAATGATATCTTAGGCTTTGATGCCACAGGAAAAGTAGTCAATAAACCAGAACATGGAAACTTAGATTGGGTCAGAATATGTGAAGAATCAGCGAAG GTGATAACATTTATAGATTTAGCAGGCCACGAAAAGTACTTAAAGACAACAGTATTTGGTATGACTGGACATGCACCtgattttgcaatgttaatG GTTGGATCAAATGCAGGTGTTATAGGTATGACCAAAGAACATTTGGGATTAGCCCTGGCATTAAATGTTCCTGTGTTTGTTGTTGTAACAAAGATTGACATGTGTCCTCCAAATGTCCTCGCTGAAACCTTAAAATTATTAACCAGAATTCTGAAGTCTCCAGGTTGTAGGAAGATCCCTGTTATGGTCCAGAACCAGGACGATGTGATCGTTTCAGCCATGAACTTCACTTCTGAAAG aatGTGTCCAATTTTCCAAGTGTCCAATGTGAGTGGAGAAAACTTACCGCTGCTACAAACCTTTATGAACCTTCTATCAACACGGTTAAAAAGTCTGCCTGCAGCACCAGCAGAGTTCCAGATAGATGATACATTTTCTGTGCCG GGTGTGGGAACTGTTGTATCAGGGACTTTATTACAAGGCAGTATCAGGATCAACGATGTACTTATGTTAGGGCCAGACGCCTTGGGAAACTTCCAACCAATAGCTGTTAAAAGTATACATAGAAAACGAATGCCTGTCAAAGAGGTCAGAGGTGGACAAACTGCTTCATTTGCTCTTAAAAAG ATTAAAAGATCAACAATTAGAAAAGGTATGGTAATGGTATCACCGAAGATAGAACCTAAAGCATGCTGGGAGTTTGAATCTGAAGTATTGGTGTTACATCATCCGACTACAATAAGTGTCAGATACCAGGCAATGG tGCATGTGGGAAGTGTGCGGCAGACAGCCACAATAGTTCATATGACAAGGGAGCATTTAAGAACAGGCGATAAATGTAATGTGAGATTTAGGTTTATAAAAAATCCTGAATATCTAAAGACAGACATGAAAATGGTGTTTCGTGAAGGAAGAACAAAAGCCATCGGCTCCATTATAAAATTACATCCTCATGTTAGTGCAGTGGCACAAAATACGCGGCAGCAAAGAGCTCAGAAAAAAGCAATGGAagcaaatcatcaactcaaccCAGCTAATGAACCACAGAAACCTAGCAAAAAGTCAAAACGTGATGTGTCAAACGACATGTCCAACACAAACGACGTGTCAAACACAAATGACGTGGCAAACACAAATGACGTGTCAATCACAAACAACAACATTCAGCCTGTAGTGGAAGCTAGAGTTAATTCCCCTACTGCAGTGGCAGTCGAgtcataa